A window of the Iodobacter fluviatilis genome harbors these coding sequences:
- a CDS encoding TolC family outer membrane protein encodes MRTKICLLSLFICSALHAAELASLYPKAVQNDSRYAIARAQNLAAQEIVPIARAGLLPNLSISAQGSREWVNTEFDVEVGKSTQTISRDYLYNGQTYAATLVQPLFKMAAWDNLSQAEFQQKEANHALERSQQELIMRLAQQYLDVQLAFDKLQLLNEQKKAYQEQKTQASKWFAAGYGTITDVNEAQNRLDFVDADILSAEAAHSNKLHELSVTVGEPMNYLPHRKPSAMQADLHLRYPLNEWLEQAKKYNPVLFERQASVDAAQLEISKSNDQHLPTVDLRLRTSYEESPSYSTVDNVIKSNSIMVYASIPIFSGGEINARSKRAVAQHTAASEDQRNMLQQVELGLRQQYLDLSSNSAQIKALQEAVRSGDVLIQSTRKGIQSGVRSNVDLLNAQSRFFEAQQKHTAAQYTYLSGYIRLKFYAGTLQETDLNTLDLALR; translated from the coding sequence ATGCGAACCAAGATCTGCTTACTCTCACTCTTTATTTGCTCTGCGCTTCATGCGGCAGAATTAGCCAGCCTTTACCCAAAAGCGGTACAAAACGACAGCCGTTATGCCATCGCCAGGGCTCAAAATCTGGCGGCACAGGAAATTGTCCCCATCGCCAGAGCGGGACTGCTGCCCAATTTATCCATCTCGGCCCAAGGCAGCCGTGAATGGGTGAATACAGAGTTTGATGTTGAGGTGGGCAAAAGCACGCAAACCATTTCAAGAGACTATCTATATAACGGCCAGACTTATGCCGCCACGCTGGTACAGCCACTTTTTAAAATGGCCGCATGGGATAATTTATCTCAGGCCGAATTCCAGCAAAAAGAAGCCAACCACGCGCTGGAGCGCAGCCAGCAAGAGCTGATTATGCGCCTGGCCCAGCAATACCTGGATGTGCAGCTTGCCTTTGATAAGCTGCAGCTCTTGAACGAGCAGAAAAAGGCGTATCAGGAACAAAAAACCCAGGCCAGCAAATGGTTTGCAGCGGGCTATGGCACCATCACCGATGTCAATGAAGCGCAGAATCGTCTGGATTTTGTTGACGCCGATATTCTTTCGGCAGAGGCCGCACATAGCAATAAACTGCATGAGCTGAGCGTTACCGTAGGCGAGCCGATGAATTATCTGCCCCACCGTAAACCCAGCGCAATGCAGGCAGATCTGCATCTGCGCTATCCCCTGAACGAGTGGCTGGAGCAGGCAAAAAAATATAATCCAGTGCTGTTTGAGCGCCAAGCCTCTGTGGATGCGGCTCAGCTGGAAATCAGTAAAAGCAATGATCAGCACCTGCCTACAGTGGATTTGCGCTTACGCACCAGCTACGAAGAAAGCCCCAGCTACAGCACCGTCGATAATGTCATCAAATCCAATAGCATTATGGTTTACGCCAGTATCCCCATTTTTTCTGGCGGCGAAATCAATGCCCGCAGCAAGCGTGCCGTTGCCCAGCACACGGCCGCCAGTGAAGATCAGCGCAATATGCTGCAACAGGTAGAGCTTGGGCTGCGCCAGCAATACCTTGATCTCAGCTCTAATTCAGCGCAAATCAAAGCACTGCAAGAAGCCGTTCGCTCTGGTGATGTGCTGATTCAATCTACCCGTAAAGGCATTCAATCGGGCGTACGCAGCAATGTGGATTTACTCAACGCCCAAAGCCGCTTTTTTGAAGCACAGCAAAAACATACCGCAGCGCAGTACACCTACTTAAGCGGCTATATCCGGCTGAAGTTTTATGCCGGCACTTTGCAGGAAACTGACTTAAACACCTTGGATCTGGCCTTGCGCTAA
- a CDS encoding HlyD family type I secretion periplasmic adaptor subunit gives MLKLATKKSPEPILDVNDALTDTKSVTRLGLFILLFGLGGFLIWAIFAPLDEGVPTNGVVSVESKRKAIQHLQGGVISKILVKEGAEVQANQPLVLLDQTQINAVLSTVQNNYWQTQALADRLYAELKHAPKINFNEKLLKATNPQAKEIMNTQMQLFDTRRTVLVNEGNILQQSIAGINEQITGLRALKDGRKQQMSLLEKDIAGLRELVNDGYAPRSRLFEMERLFAQLSGEYGEGLGRIEQASRQKGELSLKILQRTQEFDKEAETQYSQIQGDLNRWSNEIKAKEEDLSRSVLRSPAAGRVVGMNVHTVGGIIRPGETLMEIVPENDELVIEIQLPPHLIDKVHPGLLADIRFSSLGNKGTPPILEGELTSISADRIVDPRGNAYFSAKVVVTKNGLAKLSKEKLAIQPGMSTEVIIKTGERSLLDYIVRPLLNRLAFSFTEK, from the coding sequence ATGTTGAAACTAGCCACAAAGAAATCACCCGAACCCATACTCGATGTGAATGATGCATTAACAGATACCAAATCAGTCACCCGTCTGGGCTTATTTATTCTTTTATTTGGCTTGGGTGGCTTTTTAATTTGGGCGATATTTGCCCCATTAGATGAAGGCGTGCCCACTAATGGCGTGGTTTCGGTTGAAAGTAAACGCAAAGCCATTCAGCATTTACAAGGCGGAGTGATTTCTAAAATACTGGTCAAAGAAGGCGCAGAAGTACAGGCTAATCAACCTTTAGTATTACTCGATCAAACCCAGATTAATGCCGTGCTATCCACAGTACAAAATAATTACTGGCAAACGCAGGCCCTTGCAGACCGGCTTTATGCAGAGCTGAAACACGCACCCAAAATCAACTTTAATGAAAAGCTGCTTAAAGCCACAAATCCGCAAGCTAAAGAAATCATGAATACGCAAATGCAATTATTTGATACCCGCCGCACGGTATTAGTAAATGAAGGCAATATTTTGCAGCAAAGCATTGCAGGAATTAACGAGCAAATCACCGGGCTTCGTGCATTAAAAGACGGCCGTAAACAACAAATGAGCTTGTTAGAAAAAGATATCGCCGGTTTAAGAGAGCTGGTCAATGATGGCTATGCCCCGCGCTCGCGCCTATTTGAAATGGAGCGCTTATTTGCCCAGCTTTCTGGCGAATATGGCGAAGGGCTTGGGCGGATCGAACAAGCCAGCCGGCAAAAAGGTGAGTTAAGCCTAAAAATCCTGCAGCGCACCCAGGAATTTGATAAAGAAGCCGAAACACAATACAGCCAGATCCAGGGTGATTTAAATCGCTGGAGCAATGAAATCAAAGCAAAAGAAGAAGATCTCTCACGCTCTGTATTGCGCTCCCCCGCTGCGGGCCGCGTGGTTGGGATGAATGTGCATACCGTTGGCGGGATTATCCGCCCAGGTGAAACACTGATGGAAATCGTGCCCGAAAACGATGAATTAGTAATTGAAATTCAACTTCCACCCCATCTGATTGATAAGGTTCATCCTGGCCTCTTGGCGGATATCCGCTTCTCATCCTTAGGTAATAAAGGCACGCCGCCTATTTTAGAAGGCGAGCTGACCAGCATCTCGGCCGACCGCATTGTTGATCCACGCGGCAATGCCTATTTCAGCGCCAAAGTAGTGGTAACTAAAAATGGGCTCGCCAAGCTGAGTAAGGAAAAACTCGCCATCCAGCCTGGTATGTCCACCGAAGTGATCATTAAAACAGGCGAGCGCAGCCTGCTGGATTACATCGTGCGCCCACTGCTTAACCGCCTTGCCTTTTCCTTCACAGAAAAATAA
- a CDS encoding class I SAM-dependent methyltransferase, which yields MSNWTAGYVADIAYTYGYYAELNPHRVKMAFLSAGLACPEIGTACELGFGQGVSANLHAAASTIQWYGTDFNPSQASFAQELARASHSEARLFDESFADFAARSDLPEFDFIGLHGIWSWISDENRAVIVEFIRRKLKVGGVLYISYNTQPGWANFAPMRHLMTQHAEVAGVEGNGIVSRINGALDFTEKLLATEPLYARANPHVHERIKKLKEQNRHYLAHEYFNRDWLPMHFSTMAEWLEPAKLSFACSAHYLDQIDSINLSNEQQQFLENIPNPMFRETVRDFMVNQQFRRDYWVRGPRKLGNIKQTELLRQQRIILIQHRPDVSLTATGSLGEANMQEAVYAPILDTLADHQIMTLGQIEQITGQSFVKILQAIYVLIGSGSLVTVQSDDEIAKAKPRCEQLNLHLCTQARASNEVSYLASPVLGGGVPVGRFQQIFLLARQEGKHQPEEWAQYAWQLLVRQEQRLLLEGKTINSEEDNLNQLRKWAHTFADKELKILKALGVA from the coding sequence ATGAGTAACTGGACGGCAGGCTATGTTGCAGATATTGCTTACACCTATGGCTATTACGCTGAACTGAATCCTCACCGGGTGAAAATGGCGTTTTTAAGTGCCGGGCTGGCCTGCCCAGAAATAGGCACGGCATGCGAGCTGGGCTTTGGTCAGGGCGTCAGTGCCAATTTGCATGCCGCCGCCAGCACTATCCAGTGGTATGGCACCGATTTTAATCCATCGCAGGCGAGCTTTGCCCAAGAGCTGGCCAGGGCCTCTCATTCTGAAGCACGGCTGTTTGATGAGTCTTTTGCAGATTTTGCCGCGCGCAGTGATTTACCAGAATTTGATTTCATTGGCCTGCATGGCATCTGGAGCTGGATCTCGGATGAAAACCGCGCAGTGATTGTAGAATTTATTCGCCGCAAATTAAAAGTCGGCGGCGTGTTATATATCAGCTATAACACCCAGCCTGGCTGGGCCAATTTTGCCCCGATGCGGCACTTAATGACTCAGCACGCAGAAGTGGCAGGAGTTGAAGGCAATGGGATTGTCAGCCGCATCAATGGCGCACTGGATTTCACAGAAAAGCTGCTGGCTACCGAGCCGCTTTATGCCAGAGCCAACCCGCATGTGCACGAGCGGATCAAAAAACTGAAAGAGCAAAACCGCCATTATTTAGCGCATGAATACTTTAACCGCGACTGGCTGCCCATGCATTTTTCCACCATGGCCGAATGGCTGGAGCCTGCCAAGCTCAGCTTTGCCTGCTCCGCTCATTATTTAGACCAGATTGATTCCATTAATTTAAGTAATGAGCAACAACAGTTTTTAGAAAATATCCCCAACCCCATGTTCCGCGAAACAGTGCGCGATTTTATGGTGAACCAGCAGTTTCGCCGTGATTACTGGGTACGTGGCCCGCGCAAGCTGGGCAATATCAAGCAAACAGAATTACTGCGTCAGCAGCGGATTATCCTGATCCAACACCGGCCCGATGTGTCGCTCACCGCCACAGGCAGCTTGGGTGAGGCCAATATGCAAGAGGCCGTTTATGCCCCTATTTTAGATACGCTGGCAGATCATCAGATCATGACACTAGGGCAAATTGAGCAAATCACAGGCCAAAGCTTTGTGAAAATCTTGCAAGCCATCTATGTATTAATCGGCAGCGGCAGTCTGGTAACGGTTCAGAGTGACGATGAAATTGCCAAAGCCAAACCCCGGTGCGAACAGCTGAATCTGCACCTTTGCACACAAGCGCGGGCCAGCAACGAAGTAAGCTACTTGGCCAGCCCGGTATTGGGCGGCGGCGTGCCTGTTGGCCGCTTTCAGCAAATCTTTTTACTGGCCAGACAAGAGGGCAAGCATCAGCCCGAAGAATGGGCTCAATATGCTTGGCAGCTATTAGTGCGGCAAGAGCAAAGATTATTGCTGGAAGGTAAAACCATCAATTCAGAAGAAGACAATCTCAATCAGCTCAGAAAATGGGCCCATACCTTTGCAGATAAGGAATTAAAAATCCTAAAAGCACTGGGCGTTGCCTGA
- a CDS encoding type I secretion system permease/ATPase, whose protein sequence is MKKQMQPRSELAIVLHSLRQHFWVAGLFSFFINLLMLVPSIYMLQVYDRVLASRNETTLIMITIITLGLYGMMSLLEMIRSKLLVRISSKLDSQLNSRVFTAAFERNLKQGNGDAGLALADLTNIRQFLTGQGLFAFFDAPWAPIYLAVLFMLGALLGWLAVVGAILLTALAYFTEMVSKKPLAEASTHANLATRFANNNLRNAEVIEAMGMLDGLMKRWYRHHGKFLALQGEASDKAGGISAVTKFTRISLQSLILGAGALLVIEGSTTPGAMIAGSILMGRALAPIELAIGSWKQFIGVRTAYSRLQDLLTAYPARNIGMSLPRPSGQLLADNISAAIPGTQNMVIKNMNFGMAAGQILGIIGPSACGKSTLARLLVGVWPTVMGKVRLDGVDVYTWSKAELGPYIGYLPQDIELFSGTIAENIARFGEIDSEKVVAAAQMADVHEMILRLPQGYDTAIGEGGAGLSGGQRQRVGLARALYGMPSLIVLDEPNANLDDNGERALVQAILRAKESGATVVLITHRTHVLAVVDLLLVMADGMLKYYGPRDQVLAALTPAVAAQPEQQTTA, encoded by the coding sequence ATGAAAAAGCAAATGCAGCCCCGCTCTGAACTGGCTATTGTATTACATAGTTTACGCCAGCATTTCTGGGTAGCAGGGTTATTCAGTTTCTTTATTAATTTGCTGATGCTGGTTCCTTCCATTTATATGCTACAGGTGTACGACCGAGTATTAGCCAGCAGAAATGAAACCACATTAATCATGATTACCATTATTACCCTTGGTCTGTATGGAATGATGTCTTTACTGGAAATGATACGCTCCAAATTATTGGTTCGCATCAGCAGTAAATTAGATTCACAGCTTAATTCAAGGGTATTTACTGCCGCCTTTGAGCGCAATTTAAAGCAAGGCAATGGTGATGCAGGATTAGCGCTGGCCGATTTAACCAATATCCGCCAGTTTTTAACCGGCCAGGGGCTGTTTGCTTTTTTTGATGCACCTTGGGCTCCTATCTATCTGGCTGTTTTATTTATGCTGGGTGCATTGCTGGGCTGGCTAGCGGTTGTCGGCGCAATTCTTTTAACTGCACTGGCCTATTTCACTGAAATGGTCAGCAAAAAGCCCCTTGCCGAGGCCTCAACCCATGCCAATTTAGCCACGCGCTTTGCCAATAATAATTTACGCAATGCCGAAGTGATTGAAGCCATGGGCATGTTAGACGGCTTAATGAAACGCTGGTATCGCCACCACGGTAAATTTCTGGCCCTGCAGGGGGAAGCCAGTGATAAAGCCGGGGGCATTTCTGCCGTCACTAAATTTACCCGTATCAGCCTGCAATCTCTTATTTTGGGTGCAGGTGCGCTGCTGGTGATTGAGGGCAGCACCACACCGGGCGCAATGATTGCAGGCTCTATTCTGATGGGCCGTGCACTGGCACCCATTGAGCTAGCCATTGGCTCATGGAAGCAATTTATTGGCGTGCGCACGGCCTATTCGCGGCTGCAAGATCTGCTTACTGCCTATCCGGCCCGCAATATCGGCATGAGCCTGCCCCGCCCCAGCGGCCAGCTGCTGGCCGATAATATTTCTGCTGCGATTCCTGGCACCCAAAATATGGTGATCAAGAATATGAATTTCGGCATGGCCGCCGGGCAAATTCTGGGCATTATCGGGCCAAGCGCCTGCGGCAAATCAACACTTGCCCGCCTGCTGGTCGGGGTGTGGCCTACCGTCATGGGCAAGGTCAGGCTGGATGGTGTGGATGTTTATACATGGAGTAAAGCCGAGCTTGGCCCCTATATTGGCTACCTGCCTCAGGATATCGAATTGTTCTCCGGCACGATCGCCGAAAACATTGCCCGCTTTGGTGAAATTGACAGCGAAAAAGTAGTGGCAGCCGCTCAGATGGCGGATGTGCATGAAATGATTTTGCGTCTGCCTCAGGGCTACGATACGGCCATTGGTGAAGGCGGCGCAGGCCTGTCTGGCGGGCAGCGCCAGCGAGTTGGGCTGGCCCGCGCCCTCTACGGCATGCCCAGCCTGATTGTCTTAGATGAGCCTAATGCCAATCTGGATGACAACGGCGAGCGGGCTTTAGTGCAGGCCATCCTAAGGGCCAAAGAAAGCGGCGCTACCGTCGTGCTGATCACTCACCGCACCCATGTTCTGGCCGTAGTAGACCTCTTGCTGGTGATGGCGGATGGCATGCTGAAATATTACGGGCCACGCGATCAGGTATTAGCCGCGCTGACCCCAGCAGTTGCCGCGCAGCCAGAGCAGCAAACCACAGCCTGA
- a CDS encoding glycoside hydrolase family 19 protein produces the protein MGLLITAAHLSAIAGKATPLMPGLLEWINKLCPQYEIDSAQEYAHFLAQACVESDHFKTLQEYASGAAYEGRADLGNCKAGDGIKYKGRGIFQTTGRANYLQLGIKKGRRDLFINHPDLLEQAEYAVWSACEYWAGRSLNDAANHGDQDILKKKYHGKVLDLSPVEFISISINGGYTGMVQRKAYYLKARQVFEQSV, from the coding sequence ATGGGCTTGTTGATTACTGCCGCACATTTAAGCGCCATTGCAGGCAAGGCCACGCCACTGATGCCCGGTCTATTGGAATGGATCAATAAGCTTTGCCCGCAGTATGAAATTGACAGCGCTCAGGAATATGCCCATTTTTTAGCGCAAGCCTGCGTTGAGAGTGATCACTTTAAAACGCTGCAAGAATATGCAAGCGGGGCGGCTTATGAGGGCAGGGCAGATTTGGGTAATTGCAAAGCGGGGGACGGCATTAAATATAAAGGGCGCGGCATATTTCAAACCACAGGCCGTGCTAATTATTTGCAATTAGGCATTAAAAAAGGTCGTAGGGATTTATTTATTAATCATCCTGATTTGCTGGAGCAAGCCGAATACGCAGTCTGGAGTGCATGTGAATACTGGGCTGGCCGTAGCTTAAATGACGCGGCTAATCATGGTGATCAGGATATTTTAAAGAAAAAATATCATGGCAAAGTATTGGATTTATCACCCGTTGAGTTTATTAGCATCAGCATTAATGGCGGATACACCGGGATGGTGCAGCGCAAAGCGTATTACTTGAAGGCGCGGCAGGTGTTTGAGCAAAGCGTTTGA